The genomic window CCTGATGAGACAGATTAAAAGAGTCAAAGAGCATATTAATAATGAACGTGGCAGCGGGATGTTAATCATCATGGTTGGCATGCTCATGGCTGCTATTTTTATAGCTTTGCTGTTTTTTGACTTCTCAAATGTGTTTATTCATAAGCGTGTTACACAAACGGGGGCTGATGCAGCGGCTTTAGCAGCAGCGAAGAGCTCTAGGGAGTATATGGAGGATGAGCTTCAAAAGGAAACGCAAAAAGAATTAGAGGCTCTCGGAGCTAGATGGGAAGCTTTTCTTGCAGCTGTTTTGGCGGCAGTTAAAGAGGATGAAGAACCGCCATCCGAAGAGGAGATATTAGCTGATTTTATTCGTAAGGAAGAAGCAAGTCATGGCGGAAGATCAATGCCAGGGGATGTAGTTAGCTGGTTAAGAAGTCCGTCAGTCGAAGTTGAGGCGAATCCCGCCATGCGATTTTTCTTTGGAGATGCTGGTGTGAATGATCTAGCCTGTGAGGCAGTAAGAGATAACTTCGATAATGCTAGAAAAGAAGCTGAAAAGTTCGCAAAGGAAAACCAAAATGATAAAGTTAAAACTTTAAACTTTATCGGCGAGGATTTTCGTGTCTACGTGGTGACAGAGCGGAAGGCAAAGTTTACTACAGTATCTGATGAAAGTATTTCTGCCATAACATCTGAGGCATCGGTTAAAATTGGTGAACCGAAGGCCTTTACCATTAAGTGTGATTAGCTTTTTTATAAGGCTCTTTTCGTAAAGATTTTTGTTATATAAAAAATTTGCGAAAAGAGCTTTATTCATAATCATTATCCGTTTATATGATTCCATTTTTGAATGGTGCGGTATCCAGGATTAAACTAAGAGTTTTTAAGTTTAATATGAATAGTCAAAGGTCAATATCTTCATCATTGTGTTTTTTCAAAAGTGACCGACTGTTTCATGAAAAAACATGTGAAGGGAGAAGGCATGAATAATTTTCTTAAGGTAAAAGGAAGTGTGCTGACACTCATATTCCTAATGGGGCTCCTTTTTTCATTTATTCACCCAGCAGCAGCGAATGTCGGTGAGGTAGAGTCAGATAGTAATGGAATCAGGAAGACAGAAGTGCATGATGCTAAAAGCGGCGTGCCAATGACTGGTGATGCTTCATGGTTTGACAAGTTATTTGATAACTTAAAAAAAATGAAAGATGCGTTTATTGAAAAGCTCGAAAATGCAAAAGCATGGATGAAGGATGGATGGGAGGAATTTAAAGATTGGTTCGGTCCTAAGTGGGAAGGCTTTACCGACTGGCTCGGAGATTTATGGGAGGGAGTTAAAGATTTCTTCTCACAAGAATGGGTTCAAACTCTCTTAAAAGTAATCGGAGCTATTTTAGTTGTGGTGGGTGTTATTTTACTGGGTGTATGGGCTTTAGCTGCCATCGGAATTGCCCTTTCTATAGGTACAATAGTAGCCGCTGTCGGCTTCGGGATTGCTGGAGTGGTGTTTACATTTGCTTCAGGAGAAAGGAGCTTTTGGGGGATGGTGGCAGGCGGCCTTGCCTCAGGAATTTCTTTCTTTGGCGGTTTAGGGGTGCTGCGATTATTAGGAGCATTTAGACTAATTCCAGCATCTGGATTACTCCGTTGGGTAACATTAGGTGGACTTGGAGGAGCGGGAGCGGTAGGTTTCACTATTCTCCATGGCGCCCTGCATTTCCTTTTTACAGGAGACAGCAGTCTTTGGAAGCATGCATTTACGTTCGAAAGCCTGTTCTTCAACTTTACACTTGGAGCAGTTATGGGGCCGGTAGCGGCAAGAATTTTCGGAAGCTTAGGGGTAAAACAAATTTTAAGCAAGCAGGGGAACTTGCTGGCAACGGTTATTGCCCGAATTGTGAAACGGCCAGTATCTCAGGTAGCCAATGTTCTAGGCCGCATTTGGGCAGCAGTAAAGGGTTCAACGATATACAGTGCCATAACAGCAGGGGTTTTTGCTGTACTTGACACCATTATTCAATGGAAGGAAAACGGGAAAGTTGACTGGTCGCAAACAGGCAAACGAGCAGCCATTGTCTTTACCACAACCCTTGTCATTGGATTAGGCACCTTTGCTATCCCGAAGTTATCTACAATGGGATGCGCGTGTGGAGATGAAATTGCTTCAAGCGTAACCAAGCAGGGAAAGAGTTCAGCAACTGTTAAACAGGACACCCCTGACCTGGCCAATACAAAAACAGTTAATGAAACAACAGCAGAGGAAGTTAACGCATGGTGGAAAGACTCCATGGGCTACGATCAGCCTCCCTATAAGCCAGGGACGAAGGTTAAAGAAATTGAGTTAACCGAATCAACAACCTTTGTCAGAGTCTACGATGGCGAAAACTCTACGATGTATGGCGGCTGGATGATGAGAGCAGAAGACATCCAAGGATTAACAGCAAAGGAGATCCAGGATAAATTCGCCTTGCCATATACTCCTAAATTCATTGCGGATGTTAATTTAGCTGAAGGAACAGTAATAAGAACCGGAATTGTCAATCCTCTATTCGGCCATAAAGGCGGAGGGACCCAATTTGATCTAAAGGGACAGCGAATTGGGGACTTTGGAAATGAGCGATCGATAGAGACTGTTTTAAGTAATAAGGGTACGGGGAATGGATATAATTATTGGAATAAAACGACTGAATTTAAAAATGTGAAAGTATACCAAAGAGATGATATTATAGACCCAAATATGAAAGACGCACGTGGAAGAACTAATCTTGAGAGAATGAAAAAGGGCTTGGCTCCACTTGGACCTGATGGAAAGTCTGTAAATCTTCATCACACGACACAGAGAAATGAGAGTTCAATAGCTGAAGTTACACAGACGTTTCATCAGGAAAATAGTTCTATAATTCATATTAATCCCAACACTATACCTTCGGGAATAAATAGAACTGAATTTAATAAATGGAGAACTGAATACTGGAAAAACAGAGCCAAGGATTATGAATTAGAAAATGGGGGATGAAAATGGGTGTTGAAACTTATCAAAAAGCAAAGCAAATAATATTGAATGAAGAGGAAATCTCTGACT from Bacillus sp. DTU_2020_1000418_1_SI_GHA_SEK_038 includes these protein-coding regions:
- a CDS encoding pilus assembly protein TadG-related protein, whose product is MRQIKRVKEHINNERGSGMLIIMVGMLMAAIFIALLFFDFSNVFIHKRVTQTGADAAALAAAKSSREYMEDELQKETQKELEALGARWEAFLAAVLAAVKEDEEPPSEEEILADFIRKEEASHGGRSMPGDVVSWLRSPSVEVEANPAMRFFFGDAGVNDLACEAVRDNFDNARKEAEKFAKENQNDKVKTLNFIGEDFRVYVVTERKAKFTTVSDESISAITSEASVKIGEPKAFTIKCD
- a CDS encoding HNH/ENDO VII family nuclease, yielding MNNFLKVKGSVLTLIFLMGLLFSFIHPAAANVGEVESDSNGIRKTEVHDAKSGVPMTGDASWFDKLFDNLKKMKDAFIEKLENAKAWMKDGWEEFKDWFGPKWEGFTDWLGDLWEGVKDFFSQEWVQTLLKVIGAILVVVGVILLGVWALAAIGIALSIGTIVAAVGFGIAGVVFTFASGERSFWGMVAGGLASGISFFGGLGVLRLLGAFRLIPASGLLRWVTLGGLGGAGAVGFTILHGALHFLFTGDSSLWKHAFTFESLFFNFTLGAVMGPVAARIFGSLGVKQILSKQGNLLATVIARIVKRPVSQVANVLGRIWAAVKGSTIYSAITAGVFAVLDTIIQWKENGKVDWSQTGKRAAIVFTTTLVIGLGTFAIPKLSTMGCACGDEIASSVTKQGKSSATVKQDTPDLANTKTVNETTAEEVNAWWKDSMGYDQPPYKPGTKVKEIELTESTTFVRVYDGENSTMYGGWMMRAEDIQGLTAKEIQDKFALPYTPKFIADVNLAEGTVIRTGIVNPLFGHKGGGTQFDLKGQRIGDFGNERSIETVLSNKGTGNGYNYWNKTTEFKNVKVYQRDDIIDPNMKDARGRTNLERMKKGLAPLGPDGKSVNLHHTTQRNESSIAEVTQTFHQENSSIIHINPNTIPSGINRTEFNKWRTEYWKNRAKDYELENGG